From Streptomyces yatensis, one genomic window encodes:
- a CDS encoding response regulator transcription factor → MVRVLIAEDMHMLRKALVALLEFEPDIEVVAEFSSGADILPRARELRPDVAVLDIDLPGMDGLTAAAELSTAVPECRTMMLTSLGRPGNLRRALAAHVSGFLLKDSSPDKLSDAIRAVARGERVIDPQLALAALDDGPQPLTPRELEVLRFAAKGEESAQIAAKLFLSVGTVRNYLTSAVTKLDARNRVDAIRIAREAGWL, encoded by the coding sequence ATGGTCAGGGTGCTGATCGCGGAAGACATGCATATGTTGCGCAAGGCCCTGGTCGCCCTGCTGGAATTCGAACCGGACATCGAGGTGGTGGCCGAATTCTCCAGCGGCGCCGATATCCTGCCGCGCGCCCGTGAACTCCGCCCGGATGTCGCCGTCCTCGACATCGATCTGCCGGGTATGGACGGGCTCACCGCCGCGGCCGAGTTGAGCACCGCCGTTCCCGAATGCCGCACCATGATGCTCACCAGCCTCGGCCGCCCCGGAAATCTGCGCCGGGCGCTGGCCGCCCATGTCTCCGGCTTTCTGCTCAAGGACAGCAGCCCGGACAAGCTGAGCGACGCCATCCGCGCCGTCGCCCGGGGCGAGCGGGTGATCGATCCGCAGCTGGCGCTGGCCGCCCTGGACGACGGTCCGCAGCCGCTGACCCCGCGTGAGCTGGAGGTCCTGCGGTTCGCCGCGAAGGGGGAGGAGTCCGCGCAGATCGCGGCCAAGCTGTTTCTGTCGGTGGGCACGGTGCGCAACTACCTGACGTCCGCCGTGACCAAGCTGGACGCCCGCAACCGCGTCGACGCCATCCGGATCGCCCGCGAGGCGGGCTGGCTGTAG
- a CDS encoding sensor histidine kinase, translating into MPDDAGNHPPRHHDNLAPRLAVVITVLVLVGYFAVAVTYVVDGNRSGRTIDAAMLGLALLPMTMLLCLQMLHSFPGLAPRLSGARRRTLALQAVLTFAPFAVFKHAWLGMPGFLAGSSLLVLAPALAWPAFAAILLCTDVLLFQVGFGWGQVAYTSVSTALTGLVVFGLSRLSGLVSEVSRSRAELARLAVAQERLRFSRDVHDLLGYSLSTITLKCELVHRLVPRQNSRAQQELSEILQTSRQALADVRAVASGYRKMSLSAESATARSMLAAAGISTTSEIDCGPLPELVDTVLASVLREGLTNVLRHSKADHCAIEARRSGRQVWLTLVNDGVGRPSTILRTDSTDGGSGIGNLRVRVENLGGRLRAGVRSDGWFELRAELDVSVDAPPRSGRERRSKDAKDSRESKDSKDSKEEYGPGPTVTA; encoded by the coding sequence TTGCCCGACGATGCCGGGAACCACCCACCGCGCCACCACGACAATCTGGCGCCGCGCCTGGCCGTCGTCATCACGGTCCTGGTGCTGGTGGGCTACTTCGCCGTGGCCGTCACCTATGTGGTCGACGGCAATCGTTCGGGCAGGACGATCGACGCGGCGATGCTCGGGCTGGCGCTGCTGCCGATGACCATGCTGCTCTGCCTCCAGATGCTGCACTCCTTCCCCGGTCTCGCGCCCCGGCTCAGCGGCGCACGGCGCCGGACGCTGGCGCTCCAGGCGGTGCTGACCTTCGCCCCCTTCGCGGTCTTCAAACACGCCTGGCTGGGCATGCCGGGTTTTCTGGCCGGCTCCTCGCTGCTGGTGCTGGCACCGGCGCTGGCGTGGCCCGCGTTCGCGGCCATCCTGCTGTGCACGGATGTGCTGCTGTTCCAGGTGGGCTTCGGCTGGGGCCAGGTCGCGTACACCTCGGTTTCCACCGCGCTGACCGGGCTGGTGGTCTTCGGGCTCTCGCGGCTGTCCGGGCTGGTCTCCGAGGTGTCCCGGTCCCGGGCGGAGCTGGCCCGGCTGGCGGTAGCCCAGGAGCGGCTGCGGTTCTCCCGGGATGTGCACGATCTGCTCGGGTACAGCCTGTCCACGATCACCCTCAAATGCGAGCTGGTGCACCGGCTGGTGCCCCGCCAGAACTCCCGGGCCCAGCAGGAGCTTTCGGAGATCCTGCAGACCTCCCGTCAGGCCCTCGCCGACGTACGGGCCGTGGCCAGCGGCTACCGCAAGATGTCGCTGTCGGCGGAGTCGGCGACGGCCCGCTCGATGCTGGCCGCGGCGGGCATCAGCACCACCTCCGAGATCGACTGCGGACCGCTGCCGGAGCTGGTGGACACGGTGCTGGCGAGCGTCTTGCGCGAGGGACTGACCAATGTGCTGCGCCACAGCAAGGCCGACCACTGCGCGATCGAGGCGCGGCGCAGCGGACGCCAGGTGTGGCTGACCCTGGTCAACGACGGGGTCGGCCGGCCGTCCACGATCCTGCGCACCGACAGCACGGACGGCGGCAGCGGAATCGGCAACCTCCGGGTCCGGGTGGAGAACCTCGGCGGGCGGCTGCGCGCGGGCGTGCGGTCGGACGGCTGGTTCGAGTTACGGGCGGAGCTGGATGTGTCCGTGGACGCGCCGCCGCGGAGCGGCCGGGAGCGCCGTTCGAAGGACGCGAAGGACTCCAGGGAATCCAAGGACTCCAAGGACTCGAAGGAGGAGTACGGCCCGGGGCCGACCGTGACGGCGTGA
- a CDS encoding TOMM precursor leader peptide-binding protein, with amino-acid sequence MTGELGFTPHLRVEPVPGEAVYLVSEHGVTALHGRAIAALAPLLDGSRDLAHILTEAAAPAGAAGPPGAVPAGQAERVIARLRAAGLVSERDHAWTPEEAYWELAGLHTAGGSAPAPGPPPSRPAVAPLVLGSADPGEVVGALRAAGLRIADLRTVDGKAAQGEAAGGEAVNGKTADGDPTASGATSPRREICQIAPRQHGDAELTLVACDDYLDPRLAAVDAAHRAAGRRWLPVKPVGTQAWLGPFLGAPDDPCWVCLADRLWRGRQAEAYLQHRLGRPGPVPRPPASLPASRAAALQLAALEAAKWLAGHRHPGQRELRTLDSLTATVDRHPLSRRPQCAGCGDPALVAARIRAPLALPSPREPLAEPGTDTSPRRIMERYGHLVDPVTGLVTEIRRDPRGPAVLNCFHARHPSYAGAGPHSGLDSVRAGLRAAAHGKGRTAEQARASALCEALEHYSGHFQGDEPRQRARYRDLHPDDAVHPDTVQLFDPRQFRDPALPARHRIHDPFDEDAELDWTPVWSLTAERHRLLPTALLYYGAPQPPGRRCCRADSNGAAAGGTLADAVVRGFLELVERDAVALWWYNRTRQPAVALDAFDDPWPAEVRAVHRGLRREVWALDLTTDFGIPVVAALSRRLDKPAEDITLGFGAHFDRHTALCHALAELNQMLPAVVEARADGGGYGTAEPEALRWFRTATPADHPYLTPDPAAAVPPRAISGPPEGGALAAVREVVRRRGMELLVLDQTRPDVGLPVAKVLVPGMRPHWARFAPGRLFDVPVALGRLPGPTPYADLNPIPFFL; translated from the coding sequence ATGACCGGCGAACTGGGCTTCACACCACATCTGCGGGTCGAGCCGGTGCCGGGCGAGGCCGTGTATCTGGTCTCCGAGCACGGGGTCACGGCGCTGCACGGACGGGCCATCGCCGCGCTCGCGCCGCTGCTCGACGGGTCGCGGGACCTCGCCCACATCCTCACCGAGGCCGCCGCGCCCGCCGGCGCCGCGGGTCCGCCCGGCGCGGTCCCGGCCGGGCAGGCCGAGCGCGTGATCGCCCGCCTCCGCGCGGCCGGGCTGGTCTCCGAGCGGGACCACGCCTGGACCCCCGAGGAGGCGTACTGGGAGCTGGCCGGGCTGCACACCGCGGGCGGCTCCGCCCCGGCCCCCGGACCCCCGCCGTCCCGCCCCGCCGTGGCCCCGCTGGTCCTCGGCTCGGCCGACCCGGGCGAGGTGGTCGGGGCGCTGCGGGCCGCGGGGCTGAGGATCGCGGACCTGAGGACCGTGGACGGGAAGGCGGCGCAAGGCGAGGCGGCGGGTGGCGAGGCGGTGAACGGCAAGACGGCGGACGGCGATCCGACGGCTTCCGGGGCCACTAGCCCTCGGCGAGAGATATGTCAAATCGCTCCCCGTCAACATGGCGACGCAGAACTCACCCTTGTGGCGTGCGATGACTACCTCGATCCGCGGCTCGCCGCCGTGGACGCCGCCCACCGCGCCGCCGGCCGTCGCTGGCTGCCCGTCAAACCGGTGGGCACCCAGGCGTGGCTGGGCCCGTTCCTCGGCGCCCCCGACGACCCGTGCTGGGTCTGTCTGGCCGACCGGCTGTGGCGCGGACGGCAGGCCGAGGCGTATCTCCAGCACCGGCTGGGCCGCCCCGGACCGGTGCCGCGCCCACCCGCCTCACTGCCCGCGAGCCGCGCCGCCGCGCTCCAGCTCGCCGCCCTGGAGGCCGCCAAGTGGCTGGCCGGGCACCGGCATCCGGGTCAGCGGGAGCTGCGCACCCTGGACAGCCTCACCGCCACCGTGGACCGCCATCCGCTCTCCCGCCGCCCGCAGTGCGCCGGCTGCGGCGATCCGGCGCTGGTCGCGGCCCGGATACGGGCGCCCCTGGCGCTGCCGTCGCCACGGGAGCCGCTGGCCGAACCCGGCACCGACACCTCCCCGCGCCGGATCATGGAGCGCTACGGACATCTGGTGGACCCGGTCACCGGGCTGGTCACCGAGATCCGGCGCGATCCGCGCGGCCCCGCCGTCCTCAACTGCTTCCACGCCCGCCACCCTTCGTACGCGGGAGCGGGTCCCCACAGCGGCCTGGACTCCGTAAGGGCCGGGCTGCGGGCTGCCGCCCACGGTAAGGGCCGCACCGCCGAACAGGCACGGGCGAGCGCGCTGTGCGAGGCCCTGGAGCACTACAGCGGCCATTTCCAGGGGGACGAGCCACGGCAGCGCGCCCGCTACCGCGATCTGCACCCGGACGACGCGGTGCACCCGGACACCGTCCAGCTCTTCGACCCGCGCCAGTTCCGCGACCCCGCCCTGCCCGCGCGCCACCGGATCCACGATCCGTTCGACGAGGACGCGGAGCTGGACTGGACCCCGGTGTGGTCGCTCACCGCCGAACGCCACCGGCTGCTGCCCACCGCGCTGCTGTACTACGGCGCCCCGCAGCCCCCGGGCCGCCGCTGCTGCCGGGCGGACTCCAACGGCGCGGCGGCGGGCGGCACACTGGCCGACGCCGTCGTACGGGGCTTCCTGGAGCTGGTGGAGCGGGACGCGGTCGCCCTGTGGTGGTACAACCGCACCCGGCAGCCCGCCGTGGCCCTGGACGCCTTCGACGACCCGTGGCCGGCCGAAGTGCGCGCCGTACACCGGGGGTTGCGGCGCGAGGTGTGGGCCCTGGACCTCACCACGGACTTCGGCATCCCGGTGGTCGCCGCGCTCTCCCGGCGCCTGGACAAGCCCGCCGAGGACATCACCCTCGGTTTCGGTGCCCACTTCGACCGGCACACCGCGCTGTGCCACGCCCTCGCCGAGCTGAACCAGATGCTCCCGGCGGTGGTCGAGGCCCGCGCCGACGGCGGGGGCTACGGCACCGCCGAGCCCGAGGCGCTGCGCTGGTTCCGTACCGCGACCCCGGCCGACCACCCGTATCTGACGCCCGATCCGGCCGCCGCCGTACCGCCCCGGGCGATATCCGGCCCCCCGGAGGGCGGCGCCCTGGCCGCCGTGAGGGAGGTGGTGCGGCGGCGCGGGATGGAGTTGCTGGTGCTGGACCAGACCCGGCCGGATGTGGGGCTGCCGGTGGCCAAGGTGCTGGTGCCCGGAATGCGCCCGCACTGGGCCCGGTTCGCACCCGGCCGGCTCTTCGACGTCCCGGTCGCGCTCGGACGGCTGCCGGGGCCCACGCCCTACGCGGATCTCAACCCGATTCCGTTTTTCCTGTGA
- a CDS encoding AfsR/SARP family transcriptional regulator: MDIKVLGPLSVEACGQSIVPSAGKPRQILALLSVYANQMLPVPTLMEEIWGTQMPRSALTTLQTYILQLRRRLAAAYGPQAPQASKDVLATRYGGYVLEAQPGAVDIHEYDRLVAAGRDALDAGDDVQASLLLREALAVWRGPALVDVKVGPVLEIELARLEESRLGVLERRIEADLRLGRHAELLTELTELTARHPLHEGLHAQCMAALYRAGRPWQALEVYQGLRARLVEDLGLEPSPRLQKLQQAVLASDPALDLDLDGHWRRPVLDLFAA; this comes from the coding sequence ATGGACATCAAGGTGTTGGGGCCGCTGAGCGTCGAGGCGTGCGGTCAGTCGATCGTGCCCAGCGCGGGCAAGCCGCGCCAGATCCTTGCACTGCTTTCCGTCTACGCCAACCAGATGCTGCCGGTGCCCACTCTTATGGAGGAAATCTGGGGCACGCAGATGCCGCGCAGCGCGCTCACCACTTTGCAGACCTACATCCTGCAGTTGCGCCGCAGGCTGGCCGCGGCCTATGGCCCGCAGGCCCCGCAGGCTTCCAAGGACGTCCTCGCCACGCGCTACGGCGGATATGTGCTGGAGGCGCAGCCGGGCGCGGTGGACATCCATGAGTACGACCGGCTGGTGGCCGCGGGGCGGGACGCGCTGGACGCCGGCGACGATGTCCAGGCGTCCCTGCTGCTGCGCGAGGCGCTGGCCGTCTGGCGTGGCCCGGCGCTGGTGGATGTGAAGGTCGGGCCGGTCCTGGAGATCGAGCTGGCCCGTCTGGAGGAGAGCCGGCTCGGCGTCCTGGAGCGCCGTATCGAGGCCGATCTGCGGCTGGGCCGCCATGCCGAGCTGCTCACGGAGCTCACCGAGCTGACCGCCCGCCATCCGCTGCACGAGGGGTTGCACGCCCAGTGCATGGCCGCGCTCTACCGCGCGGGCCGCCCCTGGCAGGCGCTGGAGGTCTACCAGGGGCTGCGCGCCAGACTGGTCGAGGACCTCGGGCTGGAGCCGTCGCCGCGGCTGCAGAAGCTCCAGCAGGCGGTGCTCGCCTCCGACCCGGCGCTCGATCTGGACCTGGACGGTCACTGGCGCCGCCCGGTGCTCGACCTGTTCGCCGCGTAG
- a CDS encoding FAD-dependent monooxygenase has translation MTREIDTDVCVVGGGPAGLVLALLMLRSGARVTVVECARAHQRVFRGEILQPGAMALLDALDVLAGARARGAHEHDRFLVIEGERVLLEADYRLLAAPYDHLLSVPRPHLLDELLARCRRSPGFRYLPGRRAGALLWRERRIAGVVAEGPPGRCAVRARVVVGADGRFSRIRRLAGIGAGRADAFAQDVLWCTLIAPREEPPLRDVRVFRTGGGPVLVYGSWPNRIQIGWTLPQRSHGHLAALGLDHVKERLERAVPGYATLIRDQLRTPADLGALEVFSARAERWVADGLVLIGDAAHTHSPIGAQGINLAVQDAVVLHPLLARALAEGDTSAERLAEFERRRGPDIAAVMRMQTLQSRAILSQGAFTTRVRPRIARALRRTPLYRKILRRMAYGNPSIRIADAGVCGRI, from the coding sequence ATGACGCGCGAGATCGACACCGATGTGTGCGTCGTCGGCGGCGGCCCGGCCGGTCTGGTGCTGGCGCTGCTGATGCTGCGGTCGGGGGCCCGGGTGACCGTGGTGGAGTGCGCCCGCGCACATCAGCGCGTGTTCCGCGGCGAAATCCTCCAACCCGGCGCGATGGCGCTGCTGGACGCGCTGGATGTGCTCGCCGGCGCCCGCGCCCGAGGCGCCCATGAGCACGACCGATTCCTGGTGATCGAGGGCGAGCGAGTGCTGCTGGAGGCCGACTACCGGCTGCTCGCGGCCCCGTACGACCACCTGTTGAGCGTCCCGCGCCCCCATCTGCTCGATGAGCTCCTCGCCCGCTGCCGCCGCTCGCCCGGCTTCCGTTATCTGCCCGGACGACGGGCCGGGGCCCTGCTGTGGCGCGAGCGGCGGATCGCCGGGGTCGTCGCCGAGGGGCCGCCGGGCCGCTGCGCCGTACGGGCCCGGGTCGTCGTCGGCGCGGACGGCCGGTTCTCGCGGATCCGGCGGCTGGCGGGCATCGGGGCGGGCCGCGCCGACGCGTTCGCCCAGGACGTGCTGTGGTGCACGCTCATCGCGCCCCGCGAAGAGCCGCCGCTCCGCGATGTGCGGGTGTTCCGCACCGGCGGCGGCCCGGTGCTGGTCTACGGCTCCTGGCCGAACCGGATCCAGATCGGCTGGACCCTGCCGCAGCGGAGCCACGGCCATCTCGCCGCCCTCGGCCTCGACCACGTCAAGGAGCGCCTGGAGCGCGCCGTGCCGGGGTACGCCACGCTGATCCGCGATCAGCTCCGCACCCCGGCCGACCTCGGCGCGCTCGAGGTCTTCTCGGCACGCGCCGAGCGCTGGGTCGCCGATGGGCTGGTGCTGATCGGCGACGCCGCCCACACCCACAGCCCGATCGGCGCCCAGGGCATCAACCTCGCGGTGCAGGACGCGGTGGTGCTGCACCCCCTGCTGGCCCGCGCCCTGGCCGAGGGCGACACCAGCGCCGAGCGGCTGGCGGAGTTCGAGCGGCGCCGAGGGCCCGATATCGCGGCGGTGATGCGGATGCAGACCCTGCAGAGCCGGGCGATCCTCTCGCAGGGCGCCTTCACCACCCGGGTGCGCCCCCGAATCGCGCGGGCGCTGCGTCGTACGCCGCTCTATCGCAAGATCCTGCGGCGCATGGCCTACGGCAACCCGTCGATCCGCATCGCCGACGCCGGAGTGTGCGGCCGGATATGA
- a CDS encoding GlxA family transcriptional regulator yields the protein MHTVVILALDQVVPFDLATPIEVFSRTRLPDGREPYRVRVCGPAPSVDAGVFALQAPYGLEALAEADTIVVPGRGDALLPVPDEVIGALRDAADRGTRIASICSGAFVLAATGLLDGLRATTHWLAGALLSELHPKIQVDPDVLYVDNGQFLTSAGAAAGLDLCLHMIRRDHGSAVAADAARLSVMPLEREGGQAQFIVHDQPPVPRGSVFEPLLRWMEDNAGRDLTLHEIAAHIGMSTRTLNRRFREHTGTTPLQWLHRARIRQAQYLLEATNYPVERIAGQVGFGSPTSFRDRFKRVVGTSPHSYRSAFQRNAG from the coding sequence ATGCACACTGTCGTGATCCTGGCGCTGGACCAGGTGGTCCCCTTTGATCTGGCCACCCCGATCGAGGTGTTCAGCCGCACCCGGCTGCCCGACGGCCGGGAGCCCTACCGGGTCCGGGTCTGCGGCCCCGCCCCCAGCGTCGACGCCGGGGTGTTCGCCCTCCAGGCCCCGTACGGGCTCGAGGCGCTCGCCGAGGCCGACACGATCGTCGTGCCCGGCCGCGGCGACGCCCTGCTCCCGGTCCCCGACGAGGTGATCGGCGCGCTGCGGGACGCCGCCGACCGGGGCACCCGGATCGCCTCGATCTGCTCCGGGGCGTTCGTCCTCGCCGCCACCGGGCTGCTCGACGGACTCCGCGCCACCACCCACTGGCTCGCCGGTGCGCTGCTTTCCGAGCTCCATCCGAAGATCCAGGTCGACCCGGATGTGCTCTATGTGGACAACGGCCAGTTCCTCACCTCGGCGGGCGCCGCGGCCGGGCTCGATCTGTGTCTGCACATGATCCGGCGCGACCATGGCTCCGCCGTGGCCGCCGACGCCGCGCGGCTGTCCGTGATGCCCCTGGAGCGGGAGGGCGGGCAGGCCCAGTTCATCGTTCACGACCAGCCGCCCGTACCGCGCGGATCGGTGTTCGAACCCCTGCTGCGGTGGATGGAGGACAACGCCGGGCGTGACCTCACCCTCCACGAGATCGCCGCCCACATCGGCATGAGCACCCGCACCCTCAACCGCCGCTTCCGGGAGCACACCGGGACCACCCCACTGCAATGGCTGCACCGCGCCCGGATCCGGCAGGCGCAGTATCTGCTGGAGGCCACCAACTACCCGGTCGAGCGCATCGCCGGCCAGGTCGGCTTCGGCTCGCCCACCTCCTTCCGGGACCGCTTCAAGCGCGTCGTCGGCACCAGCCCGCACAGCTACCGCTCCGCCTTCCAGCGAAACGCGGGATAG
- a CDS encoding SDR family NAD(P)-dependent oxidoreductase — protein MLDLGLEGRTVLVTGATGAIGRAAARAFAEQGARVALAFRYQREAAEALAAELSGPDGGRAFAVPYALDDAASPRWVVAAVEEHWGGLDVLVAAARRRGARRDPHTRFEDVPEEHWRPLVADGFVPAVRTVQWAVAGMRKRGWGRIALVALARPPDGAADGEFHAVARAGLHGLVRGLAGEVGGDGVLINAVCPGPTPPDRPPTASDQRSTPPDRPFTPPDRPPAAPEEIARALLFLCSAANGTITGEALTLTGCR, from the coding sequence ATGTTGGACCTCGGCCTGGAGGGGCGCACGGTCCTGGTCACCGGGGCCACCGGGGCCATCGGCCGGGCCGCCGCACGCGCCTTCGCGGAGCAGGGCGCCCGGGTGGCGCTCGCCTTCCGATACCAGCGCGAGGCCGCCGAGGCGCTGGCCGCCGAGCTCTCCGGACCGGACGGCGGCAGGGCCTTCGCCGTGCCGTACGCCCTGGACGACGCCGCGTCGCCGCGCTGGGTCGTGGCCGCCGTCGAGGAGCACTGGGGCGGGCTGGACGTGCTGGTGGCGGCCGCCCGGCGGCGGGGCGCGCGCCGCGATCCGCACACCCGGTTCGAGGACGTACCGGAGGAGCACTGGCGGCCGCTCGTCGCCGACGGCTTCGTGCCCGCGGTCCGCACCGTCCAGTGGGCCGTCGCCGGGATGCGCAAGCGCGGCTGGGGCCGGATCGCGCTGGTGGCCTTGGCGCGGCCACCGGACGGCGCGGCCGACGGGGAGTTCCATGCGGTGGCACGGGCCGGGCTGCACGGTCTGGTCCGCGGTCTGGCGGGCGAAGTGGGCGGCGACGGCGTGCTGATCAACGCCGTGTGCCCCGGGCCGACCCCGCCCGACCGGCCGCCGACCGCGTCCGACCAGCGGTCCACCCCGCCCGACCGGCCGTTCACCCCGCCCGACCGGCCGCCTGCCGCTCCCGAGGAGATCGCCCGCGCCCTCCTCTTCCTGTGCTCGGCGGCCAACGGCACGATCACCGGCGAAGCGCTGACGCTCACGGGATGCCGCTGA
- a CDS encoding nucleotide disphospho-sugar-binding domain-containing protein yields the protein MRVLFTTWASGAHLVPMVPLARALLGAGHQVRVAVPSDCAAAVARTGLVPVQLGALPMAVVRAPDATRRPRGIWPTDWPVRPAALTPEQHGVLRALGDRQVRIAEAMAQGLVAFARCWQPELVVHDASAYAGTVAAGALGVPAIGQLWGSAAVLRLDRQRLEGPPLPGYARLMRRYGADPAREPDLWLDPCPPSLALPSRARRLPVRLVPQDGPSPHETPSPYEARRAGPHPARRAAVPNGRRGPGGPRRSGPVRVCAAWDDASGPPDAVRAALWAAEARGVEVVRVGSAAEGRPPAGPLHRVLPGCRALLHQGGGSAVLAAATAGVPQLVVAPGLEQQLNGARLARAGAGMYLPADALDGSRCGARAVGGRLALDLFALLEQPSYAAAAHALRREALAMPGPDKAVLAVTRLTGPAM from the coding sequence GTGCGCGTCCTGTTCACGACCTGGGCCTCCGGCGCCCATCTCGTTCCCATGGTGCCGCTGGCGCGCGCCCTGCTCGGGGCCGGGCACCAGGTGCGGGTCGCGGTGCCGTCCGACTGCGCGGCGGCCGTCGCCCGGACCGGTCTGGTGCCGGTGCAGCTCGGTGCCCTGCCCATGGCGGTGGTCAGGGCACCGGACGCGACGCGGCGCCCGCGCGGCATCTGGCCGACGGACTGGCCGGTGCGCCCCGCCGCGCTCACCCCGGAACAGCACGGGGTGCTGCGCGCGTTGGGCGATCGGCAGGTGCGGATCGCCGAGGCGATGGCCCAGGGGCTGGTGGCCTTCGCCCGCTGCTGGCAGCCGGAGCTGGTGGTGCATGACGCGAGCGCGTACGCGGGCACGGTGGCTGCGGGGGCGCTGGGGGTGCCCGCCATCGGTCAGCTCTGGGGGAGCGCGGCCGTGCTGCGGCTGGACCGGCAGCGGCTCGAAGGCCCGCCACTGCCCGGCTACGCCCGGTTGATGCGGCGTTACGGCGCCGACCCGGCGCGCGAGCCCGACCTGTGGCTCGACCCCTGCCCGCCGAGCCTCGCGCTGCCCTCGCGGGCGCGGCGCCTGCCGGTGCGCCTCGTTCCGCAGGACGGGCCGTCGCCGCATGAGACGCCATCGCCTTACGAGGCCCGCCGCGCCGGGCCGCACCCCGCGCGCCGGGCCGCCGTGCCGAACGGGCGGCGCGGGCCGGGCGGCCCCAGGCGCTCCGGGCCGGTGCGGGTGTGCGCGGCCTGGGACGACGCCAGTGGCCCGCCGGACGCCGTAAGGGCCGCGCTGTGGGCCGCCGAGGCGCGGGGCGTGGAGGTCGTCCGGGTCGGCAGCGCCGCCGAGGGGCGGCCGCCCGCCGGGCCGCTGCACCGGGTGCTGCCGGGCTGCCGGGCCCTGCTCCACCAGGGCGGGGGCTCGGCGGTGCTGGCCGCCGCCACTGCCGGGGTGCCACAGCTGGTCGTCGCACCCGGCCTCGAGCAGCAGCTGAACGGGGCGCGGCTGGCCCGGGCGGGCGCCGGGATGTATCTGCCCGCCGACGCCCTCGACGGCAGCCGGTGCGGGGCGCGGGCGGTGGGCGGGCGGCTGGCCCTGGACCTGTTCGCCCTGCTGGAGCAGCCGTCGTACGCGGCGGCGGCGCATGCCCTGCGGCGGGAGGCGCTGGCGATGCCCGGCCCGGACAAGGCGGTCCTGGCGGTCACCCGGCTCACGGGCCCGGCGATGTGA